In the Equus caballus isolate H_3958 breed thoroughbred chromosome 14, TB-T2T, whole genome shotgun sequence genome, attctctaggatagaccatatgttgggaaacaaggcaagcctctacaaatttaaaaaaattgaaataataacaagcatcttctcagatcatagtgctataaggctagaaattaattacaagaagaaagctgagaaaggcacaaagatgtggagactaaacaacacactactgaacaagcaatggatcattgaagaaactaaagaagaaataaaaaaatacctggaaacaaatgaaaatgatagcatgccataccacctcatatgggatacagcaaaagctgtattaagaggaaaattcatcgcaatacaggcacatcttaacaaacaagaaaaatcccaaataagcaaccttaaagcacacctaactgaactagagaaaaaagaacaaatgaagcccaaagtcagcagaaggagagaaataataaaaatcagagcagaaataaatactattgaaatgaaaaaggcagtagaaaggatcaatgagacaaagaactggtttcttgagaaggtaaataaaattgacaaaccactagccagacttacaaagaaaaaaagggagaaagctcaaataaacaaaatcagaaatgagcgaggagaaataacaacagactcttcagaaatacaacagattataagagaatactacaaaaaactatatgccaacagaatggataacctagaggaaatggataaattcttggactcctacaatctcccaaagctcactcaagaagaggcagacaatttggacagaccaatcacaaggaaagagattgaaacagcaatcaaaaacatcccaaagaataaaaccccaggaccaggtggctttcctggagaattctaccaaactttcagagaggatttaatacctatccttttcaagctattccaaaaaattagggaagatggaacacttcctaacacattctacgaggccaacatcacgctgataccaaaacctgacaaggacatcacgaaaaaagagaactacaggccaatatcactgatgaacatagatgcaaaaattctaaacaaaattttggcaaccagaattcaacaatgcatcaaaagaatcatacatcatgatcaggtgggattcataccagggacacagggatggttcaacatccgcaaatcaatcaacgtgatacaccacatcaacaaactgaggaataaaaaccacatgatcatctcaatagatgcagagaaggcatttgacaagatccaacagccatttatgataaaaactctgaacaaaatgggcatagaaggaaactacctcaacataataaaggccatatatgacaaacccatagccaacatcatactcaatgggcaaaaactgaacgccatccccctgaaaacaggaatgagactaggatgccctctatcaccactcttatttaacatagtactggaggtcctggccagagcaatcaggcaagaaaaaggaataaaaggaatccaaatagggagggaagaagtgaaactctcactgtttgcagacgacatgatcttatatatagaaaaccccaaagaatccattggaaaactgttagaagtaatcaacaactacagcaaagttgcagggtataaaatcaatttgcataaatcagtagcatttctatactccagtaatgaaccaacagaaaaagaactcaagaacacaataccattcacaatcgcaacaaaaagaataaaataccttggggtaaatttaactaaggaagtgaaggacctatataatgaaaattacaaggcctttctgagagaattggatgacgacataaggagatggaaagacattccatgtacatggattggaagaataaacatagttaaaatgtccgttctacctaaagcaatctacatattcaacaccatcccaatcagaatcccaatgacattctttacagaattagaacaaagaatcctgaaattcatatggggcaacaaaagaccccgaatttctaaagcaatcctgagaaaaaagagcaaaacgggaggcatcacaatccctgactccaaaacatactacaaagctacagtaatcaaaacatcatggtactggtacaaaaacaggtgcacagatcaatggaacagaattgaaagcccaaaaataaaaccacacatctatggacagctaatcttcgacaaaggagctgagggcatacaatggagaaaagaaagtcttttcaacacatggtgctgggaaaactggaaagccacatgtaaaagaatgaaaattgaccattctttttcaccattcaccaaaataaactcaaaatggatcaaagacctaaaggtgagacctgaaaccatgaggcttctggaagaaaacgtaggcagtacactctttgacatcagtattaaaaggatcttttcggacaccatgccttctcagagaagggaaacaatagaaagaataaacaaatgggacttcagattaaagagcttcttcaaggcaaatgaaaacagaattgaaacaaaaaaacagcccactaactgggaaaaaatatttgcaagtcatatatctgacaaaggcttaatattcataatatataaagaactctcgcaagtcaacaacaaaacatcaaacaacccaatcaaaacatgggctgaagacatgaacagacatttctccaaagaagatatactgatggccaataggcacatgaaaagatgctcatcatcgctgatcatcagggaaatgcaaatcaaaactacactaagatatcaccttgcacccgttagaatgacaaaaatatctaaaactaatagcaacaaatgttggagaggttgtggagaaaaaggaaccctcatacactgctggtgggaatgcaaactggtgcagccactatggaaaacagtatggagattcctcaaaaaattaaatatagaactaccatacgatccagccatcccactactgggtatttatccaaagagcttgaagtcagcaatcccaaaagtcctatgcaccccaatatTTATTGCAGCAgtgtttataatagccaagacatggaagcaacctaagtgtccagcaacagacgaatggataaagaagatgtggtacatatatacaatggaatactactcagctgcaaaacagaacaaaatcattccatttgcaataacatggatggaccttgagggaattatgttaagtgaaataagccagcgagagaaagaaaatctgtgtatgactccactcatatgaggaatttaaaattatggactaagaacagtttagtggataccaggggaaaggtagggtggggggtgggcacaaagggtgaagtggtgcacctacaacatgactgacaaacattaatgtacaactgaaatttcacaagattgtaacctatcattaactcaataaaaaaaaaagtaactgctcaatacatttgttgaatgaataagtggctattttttttattgaatgtttaGGTAGAGGAAGAAGAACCCACTGGATACATTCGATATGAAAAATTTCTTCCAGTGATGACCCAAGTACTGCTGGAGAGAAGGTAAGAAAGTCAacacgaggggctggccccgtggccgagtggttaagttcgcgcgctccgctgcaggcggcccagtgtttcgttagttcaaatcctgggcgcggacatggcactgctcatcagaccacgctgaggcagcgtcccacatgccacaactagaagaacccacaacgaagaatatacaactatgtaccgggggggctttggggagaaaaaggaaaaaataaaatctttaaaaaaaaaaaaaagtcaacacgATTGTTAAGGTAAAGTAATGATTAGAATTACATTAATTTCAAATACTTGGCGTTTTCACTTTGTATATTATACCTACTTTGTATACTTACCCTAGAGTTGCTTCCTTCTAACTTCTCACTTCACTTCTGAACTGCCAGTTGGTATGTGTTAGAAATATCAACCACTTTAGAATTAATCTAATAAGTAAAGTAATTAAAGGGCAAATAAGCTACAAAAATCATAAATCaacaatattcttattttattttgaattatcaaTGATAAGTAAGAATTATCCCTAATTATTTTTCTAGAGGAAGTGTAGCATCAGCTTAACATAGTTTATTGTAGAAGTTTTGTTCCCATAAATTCATTTCCATGATGATGAAAAAAGCTAACAGATAACATCAAACATGCCAGTGATTTTAAACTACATATTTCCCGTGGACGTGGAGTGCTTTCAACTTTCATATCTAGAAATCCAAAAAGATTCCAATGAGGGAGGTGTTATTATGCTAGTGTGTTAGCAGCTTTTGTTTTATGTGATCATTTATTATGTAGAGACTGAGCTAAATACTGTGGCATTTACACCTTTCATTGCATAATTAGGTACAGACCAATTCCAGAAGATATCCTTCTTCGAGCTTTTGAGGTATGTAAGCTCcagattttatacatatatatatatatgcaaaattcATCATGTAGAATTTATTCACCAAACTAAAAAATATAGTAtctatcttttcctttcccttaggTCTTAGATCCAGCTAAACGTGGGTTTCTTTCTAAGGAAGAACTGATCAAGTATATGACTGAAGAAGGTGAGAGCAAGTTATTACTTATGACAGTGACATATTTAAGTGATTGATAATTTAATAGTTATGGAAAAATTCTacggggtggggctggccccgtggccgagtggttaagttcgcgcactccgctgtaggcagcccagtgtttcgttggttcgagtcctgggcgcggacatggcactgctcatcaaaccacgctgaggcagcatcccacatgccacaactagaaggacccacaacaaagaatatacaactatgcactggggggttgggggagaaaaaggaaaaaaatttttaaaaaattctagggGATACTTTGAAGGCAATCATTCTGGTCAAAATGAGCTATTTACTATTCCTATCATTTTGGTTTTGGGGTGGTTTCTGTTTTGTGGGGGCTAAGAGGACAGAGGGTAGTTTAGGGGAGATGGATGTTGCCTTATAGAATTTTGTAAAGTGTAATGATACTTCTGTAAACTGAAGTCATCCCATTCACTTAGAGTATTTCCAGAATAAAAGGTCTGCCACTTGGAAACTGAACTATCAATCACCATAAATTAATGCCTGTTCCTAGATTGAAGATTTGAACTGTATATAAAAGTTCTTTTTGAAGAGCTTTTCAGTTGGTGGAGTTACAGATAACACAGCCTCAACTGAATATGAATTCACACAAGAATTTTTAGTCCTTTATGCTAGTGGAACCATATGTATTTGCTTTGAACTtgagctacacacacacacacacacaatacctGCAAACCTACATATGCCAACATATCTCCTTTAGGAATTCTCTCTGGGGGGCTGATGTGTACGTTTGGTTTCCATGAATGGCAGGAGCCTAGTGGACGTTCTCTTGAAACCATTCTCTTACTGGTCACCTCCACTCCTCCCACACAAAGTTAGAGTTCTGTCTCCTTTGTTCAGTTCGCTGGTTCACAGACTGAGTCCTGAATGATTCAGTTGCTCATCACTTGGGACAGAGTCAAAGTGCAAGTGATTTTCAGTAGGGAAGCCTAAGCCTGCATTTCCATGCCCGACTGGTTTGACCTTTTGGACTGATCCACCATTGGGTGAGAATACAGGGAATGAGAGTAAGGTGACATGACAGTCACAGCTGCCACCCAAGAACTTATGACATTGTTAAATTCTCTTAGGATTAACTTTGACGGAAAGGTTAGGACTTTCAAAGCATCAGCCTCTTAATCTGAAGGATTAATTTCTGAGAAGTAGATCCTAGATTATATTAGGTAATGTGAATTTAGTCAAAATGGCCAGAACAGTTGAATGGCATTAGTGTGGTGTGCCTACTGTGTGTAGGCGAGGGGTGCTGAGTGCAGGGAGAGGTAGTGGTGCGAGAATCTCTCTTTCTCAAAGATATTGTAGCCTCATTGTGGGAAATAAAACTaacttataaaataatttaaaatataagacaagagaagaaagtgaataTCAGATGATCAGTGTGGGCCAGACCAGCCTGGAAAGATGGTCTGGGAAGATGTAAAGAGAAAATCAGTTTCTTAAGATGGTAGAACTTCTACAGATGAGCTATTGAGACCAGGGGTAAAATTTAATGCACTGTAGCACCCCCACACATGGTAAGTCTCGACAGATGTTTGTTGGATTAATGGAAGGATGAGTAGATAAATGAAGAATGGGGAAGGGCCCATGAGAGGGAGATGCAGACTGATAAAACAGTGGAGGTAGGAGGGAGCATGCTGTTTCCAGGGCCTGTGAGCAGGCTGGGCCCAGAGGGTCTTGGGGCAAACGGTAGGAAGTGACTCCAGATAGAGGTCCTGAGACGAGATCGTGGAGGCCTGGGCTCAGGAGTTGCGAATTCATCCTGCGGGCAGTGGAGAAGCATGGTGGGGTTTTGAGCAGATGAGTCGCCCGGTACAAGAGGGACTGTGGGAAGGTTGGTGTGGTGCTGGTGGGTTTGCTGGATGAGTGAGAAAGAGGTTAGACCAGGGAGACCAGTTGGGAGGCTGTGTCGGCATTTTGAGGTCCCCTAATAAGGGCCTGATCGGGCAGTGGCAATGGGAATGGAGAGAAGAGCTTGATCCAACAGGATCCTGTACACAGCAGGATCCTCGGGTCATGATGAGTAACAGAGAGCAGGGGACAGAGATGGGAGCTGAGCCCAGTCAGCAGGCTTTGACCGGGATGATGGCTGTGACGGTAATGCTACCGACTGAAATAGGGAAATCGGGGACAGGGTGCGGTGGATGCGGAGACGGTGCAGCTGTTCACACCATCCCCAGTGTGTTCATCAGTTTGAGACTATGCGTTCTAAATGCCCAGGATGTCGTACGATGGACATAATACCTCACACGGAATCACGTTCCTACACGATGGAGTCCACGTGTGCCCAGGCCTGTGAATTGTGTCAGACAGTATTTAGCAGCAggcaatttctcaaaaaactttttttctttttgaggacagttagccctgagctaacatcctccaccaatcctctttttgctgaggaagactggccctgagctcacatccgtgcccatcttcctctactttatatgtgggatgcctgccacagcatggcttgccaagtggtgccatgtctgcacctgggatccaaactggcgaaccctaggctgccaaagcagagctcacggacttaaccactacaccaccaggctggcccctcaaaaaacattttttaaacaaacacataTTGCTGCCTATGTGCCAAGCAGTGTTCTAAGTGCTATTTAAATAATAAcactttaatcctcataacaaccctatgagataggtagtatttactattatctccatttataaaacaggcaaactgaggcacagagaggttaagtgacttgcccaggatctTCAAGCTAATGAGACAGCTTGACAttggaacccaggcagtctgactcccaAGCTTGTGCTTTAATCATTAAGCTGTTTTCCTCCCGTCCTTAATCAAACACTGCATGTCTCTTCCTTGCCCAAGGAAGCAGTGGGACCGCCTCCTGTATTGTACGGTGAGCAAGGCCTTCTGAGCAGTAGTGTAATCGTTGAGTTCGTGGACCTTGAGCTGGATGCTGGCGTTCAGATCTGGCTCTTCCACTCCCTGGCTGGGGCAGGCTGCCTTGTCTCTTCGTGTACTGGTGTCCTCAGCTGTAAGTGGCGGTGGCAGTGCTCACCCCTCTCAAGGTGGCTGGGAGGTTCCCTTGGTTAACACGTGTGAGGCACTAGATCggtgcctggcacccagtagtTCTCGTCAGTGTTTGGTATCAGTGTTGTTTGAAGGACTTCCATGGTGCCGTAAGAGTTCATTGGCAGCGGATTTAGTGATTAACCATCAGGTATCAGAAAGATTCAGAATTTGTCTGTCTGGGCATTTTTGGcagtctttcttttcttaggCTGTAAGCACCATTTCAGAAGAACATGGCATATTCCCCTTATTTGATAATAATCATCATTGTCATCAAAATCCCCACTTGAATGATTTCTGTATTATTAACTGAATTCCACCTCAGAAAGCGTTGTTTGGGGGctagctccatggccgagtggttaagttcacgcgctctgctgcggcggcccagggtttggatcctgggcgcggacatggcaccgctcctcaggccacggtgaggcggcgtcccacatcccacaactagaaggaactgcaactaagatatacagctgtgtacaggggggtttggggagataaagctgggaaaaaaaaaaaaagattggcaatagttgttagcccaggtgccaatctttaggaaaaaaaaaaaagaaagcgtTGTTTGTAGAGTGACTTCAGCTCAGAAGGGCGGTGTCCTCAGGCCTTAGTAGCTTACTTGCTGGGATAAAGCTGTTTCAGGGGAAGGGGGCGATGTGGAtgtctctgtatttttatttaatcaggACAAAGTTTTACTTCAATAGTTGATGTAAACACTTCCTCAGTTTGCTTTTCATCTTGGTGAACCCAATATCCAAGAGGCCTTCAGCTGTTATATGAATCCAACTAAAACCCACAGCTTTTCTatccaacttttggtttcatttgaCAGCAACACAGGGCCAAACTATAACAAAGAGAACTGTTTTGAAACGGTTGATGACTGGCACCCATCACTGTGTGCAGCTGGCATCACTAAGCTGGCCAGACCTGGTTAGGGGATATTCAGAGAGGTAATCGATATAGTGTCAAGTCTCTGTTGTCTGCTCTTCGGCAATTTTGCATAGCAACCATTTAATCCTGTCTTCATAGCCTTATGAAATAAATGATGAGGCTCCCTAGAAAACTGGGACCTCAGGTTAATCCCTTGACAATTTCAAtggttttaatttaaataaataaacaacctTATTCGTGATGTCTTTATGTCTTCTAGCTGTTTGGGCTGAAATGATCGATTCTCTAGGTTGCTTGGGCTCTGATATCTGCAAGGCAGAGTAAGTGCAGGATCTGCCAGGGCACAGCAGCGTGCTCCTTGCCGCTCTGGGCGGTCAGGACATActggctctgcagcccagggagAGTAACTGGCAACACAGTGGGGGCGTGTGGGGCTCCACAGCGATTAAGCAGGCTagtggaaggagaaaggaaaaaatcagaagATCGAATGATGAAGCTCCCTTTTTGTCCCTCCTAGGTGAGCCTTTTTCTcaggaagagatggaagaaatgtTGTCTGCTGCAATTGATCCAGAATCGAATTCAATTCATTACAAGGACTACATAACAATGATGGTGATTGATGAAAACTAAACTCTGTACGGACTTCAGTTCTAACTGaaaggataattttaaaaattgcttgtcCTTGTTAATTTCACATTTTAGCTTATAATTGCTGCATATGAGAATTAATGCCATGTAATAACTATttcaatgttttttgttttttaaagatgatcataacaatttaaaacacaaatttatttagtATATCCAGCCTCATGAAATGACAAATTgctaaattattttgaaactattcttaaaacattttaacattATCCATGGATTGTTgttaattttctataataaaaccCAGGTTCCCTTCAAATTAATTAAActgacaaaatgaagaatgactcGAATGACCCAAGGTTTGACACAATGACCACAAATTGAAAATGAGTAGCAATGAAATGAAAGCTTCTTTGTTAAACATCAGACACTTCAGCAATCTGAATGTGGGAGAAGAGTTATTGAAatgaatattaataattaattccCTATGAGTGCCAGTTACAAGTCTCAGTTGTGTAACGTAGTGTAAACATTTAAATGTGCTGGCCCAGCATGTTACCATGATGGAACAGATCAAGAAGTTGAGATGATTGAATctagagaagagaaaactgaatggAAACTGATAATGTGAGGAAGTGGCATTCTTTTCTGGTCTTTAGAGTTCTTACCTGTTCAGAATACTTGTCATGGGAATATTGTCCTGAATACCAAGTAACAGTTTTGCAAAATATTATGGAATGCGGGAGGTGCAGCTGCTCAAAAGAGCAGAATAAAGTTGTCTGAGCACAAGGAATCCCAATGGCAAAAAACACAGGAATTTACAAGCAAAGGGGAAAGTAAGGTAAAGGAAGACCCTGCCGTCACCTGTGTGTTCTTTCACACACAGGTGCgtgcatagacacacacacacacagactgatcTCTATTTAAAGATGCTTCCCCActacatgtgtgtacatacacacatttcaTAAAACATTTCATGTTGCTTGTGAGTCTTCTTCCTAGGCATGCAGTCTTGACCCCCAAGGCGGGATGCTGTTCCTCAAGAGACTCCTTGTCACTGTTCATTCCTTCATGAAACATGTACTGAGTGTCATTAGATAATGTGCGAGGAACTGGAGTTGCGACGTGAATCCGTCCTAACTAATCGAGGTCACAGTTCAGTGAGGGAAGACTTACGATCAGTCAGCAGCCGCAGTTCAGGCAGGGGCACATCCAGGTCTATGGAAGTGCATAGGAGGGGCAGCTGACTCAGCCCAGGGGGAGttttctggaaggcaaaagaGTCTAGTGAGTAGAGAAGTCTTCCCAGAACAGATGACGCCTGACTTAAAGACAAGCGGTTTACTAAGTGGGCAGCAGGACACACTATTCCAGCAGGGGAGCAGCAAGTACGAAAAGCCCAGAGGGGTCATGAAGCATGGAGAAATCTGGGGATTTAGAGGAGTTCAGGATGTTTGGTGTGTAGGAGGTTTTGGGGACATGGTGAGAGATGGAATTGGAGGAGCAGAAAGGGGCCGTGTCATTAAGGATATTGGGTTAGGTGTACAGTTCAGGTTTTAATGTTAGGGTTTGGGCTTCTGAAGatcatagagaaagaaaggtcATTTGTAAATAGCACAGAAAATAGACTGGAAGAGTCCAGACTGGAAGGAGGGAGACCAGGTGGTAGGCCAATTGGTTGGTGGGAGGAGATAGGTTGGGAAAAGTCAAGCTGagtcccaggtttctggcttggacaGTGGGTGACTTATAGTTCCATGCATTCAGATAAGAGATCCAAGAAGCCAGTGGGGTAGCGTTAGAGCGTGTGCTGGTGTCTAGTGCATAATCCCAGGCAGGACTTGATTGGGGCACCCGAGACAGCTCTGGGCGATCTTCGAGAAGCCCCTTACCCTGCATAACCCTGGTCATGCCAGAGAAATGCCATCTGGTGAATTAGCCCCAGTGTCTTCTGAATCAAATGGTGACGTCATGTTCTCTTTCCGCAGAGAGGCTCCCCTCACAGAAGGATGCCTCAGGGTTGGGCCCCCCAAGTCTCAGCTTCTAGAATTCTTTCAGAAGTCCCAGCTGATGTCAAACTTCCCACCCTGTCTCAAGGAAGGTCTATCTCTTTGGTAGTCATAAGAGTTAGTTTAATGGaatatgattaattttttatctttagcacaaatttgtctgtttgtttaagGCCACCAAAAAGTGCAACACAGGCTTGCCACAGAAATCTCATTTTATCTCCTAGTTGCAGAGTAAACGTAGCATATTTACAAAGGGAACACTTCTTTACAGTCAAACCATTCGGTTCCTATTTTCCCTCTGTCACTCACCTGCTTGGCCCTCAACATGCAACGTAAGTCACAGTGGCATTCTCCTGGCGAGAAGAGGGCTTGCTCTCTTGTGCAGGAAGTGTGCTTGTTCTTGGGACTCCGGCTCCTGCAGAGCCTGCCATCCCCACCAGCCCTGCGGGGCCCTGTGAAAGgcagctcctgctccccctctGGGCTGGGGAAGCCACATGACTCAGGGCCCAGGGCGCAGGCCTGGGAGTCTGGAGATCCTTCACTTGGAGCCTGGCTTTGCCTGTGGCTTGTTCCCGGCCAGGCACATCCCTCCCGTGCACCCCTGTCTGAACATAGAGAGCCCCACTCCAGTCCTTCTCCCACCTTCCAGAAACAGTGCAGATTCAGTCCCCTTTGCATGCACCCAATGCCCATGTGCCAAATGCTAAGAGACGAGAATGTCCAAGCGAGCGGGCTGGTGGGGTACTCTCTGGCAGCTGTACTCTCTGTGGAATGGACGGCACGGAGACCTTCCCCTCCGACCTTCCAGCtttccttccttgcctttttctgCCTGCTTCCAAAGAAGAAAGTCTCTGCTTGTACAGCCAGCTACTGTAGAAGATCAGTGTCACTGCGTTGCCCCTTCCGGGCAGGGTAAGTGAGCAGAGAGCCTGGGGCACGTGCCCCTACTTGTGCCAGGAAGGCAGCTGTCTCCTAGGCCTgcctgcttctcaaagtgtggccacGAGTCCCCTGCTGCAGGAGCACCTGGAGGGGAGCTCGTCGGAGATGCAGACTCCCGGCTCCCATTCCAGACCCCTAACCAAACCactggaggtggggcccaggaaccCACATTCTTAACAGACA is a window encoding:
- the EFCAB2 gene encoding dynein regulatory complex protein 8 isoform X3, with product MADDREREGTEIAVAEFHKKIKEAFEVFDHESNNTVDVREIGTIIRSLGCCPSEGELHDLIAEVEEEEPTGYIRYEKFLPVMTQVLLERRYRPIPEDILLRAFEVLDPAKRGFLSKEELIKYMTEEGEPFSQEEMEEMLSAAIDPESNSIHYKDYITMMVIDEN
- the EFCAB2 gene encoding dynein regulatory complex protein 8 isoform X1 codes for the protein MSTTRARPAGRTLRSASEAAPPPARVSAGAGSPGSRTAGGGAPRPRRTARLPGDGLRARWRTTEKGKAQVEEEEPTGYIRYEKFLPVMTQVLLERRYRPIPEDILLRAFEVLDPAKRGFLSKEELIKYMTEEGEPFSQEEMEEMLSAAIDPESNSIHYKDYITMMVIDEN
- the EFCAB2 gene encoding dynein regulatory complex protein 8 isoform X2; translation: MSRIIQWMEIGTIIRSLGCCPSEGELHDLIAEVEEEEPTGYIRYEKFLPVMTQVLLERRYRPIPEDILLRAFEVLDPAKRGFLSKEELIKYMTEEGEPFSQEEMEEMLSAAIDPESNSIHYKDYITMMVIDEN